The Maylandia zebra isolate NMK-2024a linkage group LG4, Mzebra_GT3a, whole genome shotgun sequence genome includes a window with the following:
- the fmnl1a gene encoding formin-like protein 1 has protein sequence MGNAAGGGLEHEPAEGREARNSVSAASAMNDSAPTLQKKQPPQPKLPMPPEKELEERFNTVLSSMNLPPDKLQLLSQYDNEKKWELVCDQERFQVKSPPSTYLTKIKSLYQDQGGVSRRLKKRIQDATQVLKNLEISLRTNHIGWAQEFLNEQNKGLDVLVEYLSYAQSDSSFEVEAIENGGSLSDRGKSAERSMEDLTKSSSSHQSHGMTRAARALTVRISTTLVNKMHKKSHINNQRDDVHVCIMCLRAIMNYQSGFNLVMTHPRCVNEITLSLNSRNPRTKALVLELLAAVCLVRGGHDIILSAFDNFKEVSKEKNRFEKLMEYFVNDDNNIDFMVACMQFINIVVHSVENMNFRVHLQYEFTHLGLDKYLETLKLTESEKLQVQIQAYLDNVLDVGALLEDAENRGGVLEHVDELQEHNVQLSARLQEIENQTADRITELETQLMQATKEAELLKESLRESCSQVSTLQQRERERELDREREKDRERLGITGPQGPSELEQKIQELQDKGLIRVGRTASGGLDVKVMPVTVVEYIQSPAPANQASTPAPPSSSIPSPPPPPPLPGGSEQTVSPPPPPPSLPGGPAPPPPPPPPLSGSAAAPPPPPPLPGTGPPPPPPPPGAGPPPPPPPPGGGPPPPPGAPSADSGAKSRKPIQTKFRMPLLNWQALKPNQVTGTVFNELDDEQVLGELNMEMFEEHFKTRAQGNPADLSKVKKKMTSKAPTKTSLIDGNKAKNLAITLRKGGMSPADICTAIEMYDQQSLSIDFLELLEPFIPSDFEMKLLANYEKDGRPLDELTNEDQFILRFGKIPRLNQRINTLTFMGNFPDSVKRLQPQLNSIISASMSLKSSTKLKKILEIVLAFGNYMNSSKRGAACGFRLQSLDLLLDTKSTDRSQTLLHFITNIIQEKYPDLVNFHTELHFVDKAGLVSLDSILQDIRSLERGMEMTKKEFLVQDDSPVLKEFIKTNSEQLDTLIKDSKTAQEAYGSVVEYFGENPKTTQPSMFFPMFGRFIKAYKTAQQEIEQKKKMESESREVKESPSPNKAGPQKGPMMPKMPQMDLIAELKKRQVKPPVREGKDGALEDIITDLRNSPYRRADGRRPAQRQDT, from the exons ATGGGGAATGCGGCTGGTGGGGGATTGGAGCATGAACCGGCCGAAGGTCGAGAGGCCAGAAACTCAGTCAGTGCAGCTTCAGCAATGAATGACTCTGCACCAACCTTGCAAAAAAAGCAGCCTCCTCAACCCAAACTTCCCATGCCACCAGAGAAGGAGCTGGAGGAGCGCTTCAACACGGTTCTG AGTTCCATGAACTTGCCTCCAGATAAACTCCAGCTGTTGAGTCAATACGACAATGAAAAGAAATGGGAATTAGTCTGTGATCAG GAGCGTTTCCAGGTGAAGAGCCCCCCATCCACTTACCTGACCAAGATCAAAAGCCTCTACCAGGATCAAGGAGGGGTGTCTCGTAGG TTGAAGAAAAGGATCCAAGATGCCACCCAGGTCCTTAAAAATTTGGAGATATCCCTTCGGACCAATCACATTGG ATGGGCCCAGGAGTTTCTCAATGAACAGAATAAAGGTTTGGATGTTCTGGTGGAGTACCTGTCCTATGCACAAAGTGACAGCTC GTTTGAGGTTGAGGCTATAGAAAATGGAGGCAGCCTGTCAGACAGAGGAAAATCAGCAGAAAGGTCAATGGAAGACTTGACCAAGAGCTCCAGCAGCCATCAGTCACATGGCATGACCAGAGCAGCTCGTGCACTGACTGTAAG AATAAGCACCACTCTGGTAAACAAGATGCATAAGAAGTCCCACATAAACAACCAGAGAGATGATGTACATGTGTGCATAATGTGCCTGCGAGCCATCATGAACTATCAG TCTGGTTTTAATTTGGTGATGACTCACCCACGCTGCGTGAATGAGATCACCCTCAGTCTCAACAGCAGGAATCCCAG GACCAAAGCTCTTGTTTTGGAGCTGCTGGCTGCCGTGTGTCTCGTCCGAGGAGGACACGACATCATTCTCTCTGCCTTTGACAATTTTAAAgag gtgAGCAAAGAAAAGAACCGCTTTGAGAAGCTCATGGAGTACTTCGTCAATGATGACAACAACATTGACTTCATG GTTGCCTGCATGCAGTTCATAAACATTGTGGTCCATTCAGTGGAGAACATGAACTTCCGTGTCCATCTACAATATGAGTTCACTCACCTTGGATTAGACAAGTATCTAGAG ACTCTGAAGCTAACAGAGAGCGAGAAGCTGCAGGTCCAGATCCAGGCCTACTTGGACAATGTGTTAGATGTGGGAGCTCTGCTGGAGGATGCTGAGAACAGAGGAGGGGTGCTGGAGCATGTGGACGAATTACAGGAGCACAACGTTCAG CTGAGTGCACGGCTTCAGGAGATTGAGAACCAGACAGCAGACAGAATAACTGAACTGGAGACTCAGCTCATGCAAGCCACAAAGGAGGCTGAGCTGCTCAAA GAAAGCCTGCGAGAGTCATGCTCCCAGGTTAGCACTTTGcagcagagggaaagagagCGTGAGCTGGAcagggagagggagaaggaCAGGGAGCGGCTGGGTATCACTGGCCCTCAGGGACCTTCAGAGCTAGAGCAGAAGATCCAGGAGCTGCAGGACAAAGGGCTAATCCGAGTGGGACGCACAGCCTCAGGAGGTCTGGACGTCAAAGTCATGCCTGTCACAGTCGTTGAATACATTCAAAGCCCAGCCCCAGCCAACCAAGCCAGCACTCCAGCCCCCCCGTCATCTAGCATCCCTTCGCCACCGCCACCGCCTCCTCTTCCAGGTGGCTCAGAGCAGACTGTctctccacctccaccacctccaTCTCTACCAGGAGGTCCTGCACCaccaccccctcctcctccacctctttcTGGCTCTGCAGCTGCccccccacctccacctcctctccctGGCACTGgccccccacctcctcctccaccccctGGAGCtggccccccacccccacctcccCCACCTGGTGGTGGACCACCACCGCCTCCTGGAGCACCATCTGCAGACTCTG GGGCTAAGAGCAGGAAGCCTATTCAGACCAAGTTCAGGATGCCTCTGTTAAACTGGCAGGCATTAAAACCAAACCAAGTGACAGGCACAGTCTTCAACGAGCTAGATGATGAGCAAGTCTTGGGG GAGTTGAATATGGAAATGTTTGAGGAACATTTCAAAACTAGGGCCCAGGGTAACCCAGCTGACCTGTCCAAGGTTAAGAAGAAGATGACCTCGAAAGCCCCCACCAAGACATCTTTGATTGATGGCAATAAAGCCAAAAATCTGGCCATCACTCTACGCAAGGGGGGAATGAGCCCGGCCGATATCTGCACGGCCATAGAAAT GTACGACCAGCAATCTTTGTCCATAGACTTCCTGGAACTGCTCGAACCATTcataccatcagattttgagaTGAAGCTTCTTGCTAACTATGAGAAAGATGGCCGTCCACTGGATGAGCTGACCAACGAAGACCAATTTATTTTACGCTTTGGGAAGATTCCTCGCCTCAACCAGCGAATAAACACTCTGACTTTCATGGGCAACTTTCCAGACAGCGTCAAACGGCTGCAGCCG CAACTGAACTCCATCATTTCTGCATCCATGTCTCTCAAGTCTTCAACCAAACTAAAAAAGATCCTAGAG ATTGTTCTTGCATTCGGTAACTACATGAACAGCAGTAAAAGAGGTGCAGCTTGTGGTTTCAGACTGCAGAGTCTGGATCTC CTGTTGGACACCAAATCCACTGACCGCTCACAGACGTTACTTCATTTCATCACCAATATTATCCAGGAAAAATACCCAGACCTGGTCAACTTCCACACCGAGCTACACTTTGTAGACAAGGCAGGCCTTg TCTCTCTTGACAGCATTCTTCAAGATATCCGCTCTCTAGAGCGAGGAATGGAGATGACCAAAAAGGAGTTCCTGGTGCAGGATGACAGCCCCGTGTTGAAGGAATTCATTAAAACAAATAGCGAACAGTTGGACACTTTAATCAAAGATAGCAAGACAGCACAG GAGGCTTACGGCTCTGTGGTGGAGTACTTCGGAGAGAATCCTAAAACCACGCAGCCCTCAATGTTTTTCCCCATGTTTGGGCGCTTCATAAAGGCCTATAAA ACGGCACAGCAAGAGAttgaacagaagaagaaaatggagaGCGAGAGCCGTGAGGTTAAAGAGTCACCATCTCCAAACAAGGCTGGACCACAAAAG GGCCCAATGATGCCTAAGATGCCCCAGATGGACCTGATtgcagagctgaagaagaggCAGGTGAAACCACCAGTACGCGAGGGGAAGGACGGTGCACTGGAGGACATCATCACAG aTCTGAGGAACTCACCATACAGGCGGGCAGACGGTCGTCGGCCAGCCCAGCGCCAGGACACTTAA
- the psmc3ip gene encoding homologous-pairing protein 2 homolog, with protein MSKKDNGAGVILAYLNEKNRPYSAQDVFSNLQKQHGLGKTAVVKAMELLALEGKIKEKIYGKQKIYFADQAQFKDVNDADLKAIDHQTSELSEEVQSLTQSCRQLDAELKELNSSLTTEEMVSEIQELKAECSGYRARLEKIKSASNHITPEEKDKVYKERDLYVKEWKKRKRLASDMTNAILEGYPKSKKEFLEEVGVETDEDCKVVPPNT; from the exons ATGAGTAAAAAAGATAACG GGGCGGGCGTCATCCTTGCCTACCTAAATGAGAAGAACCGGCCCTATAGCGCTCAGGATGTCTTCTCTAATTTACAAAAGCAACATGGTCTGGGAAAAACG GCAGTGGTCAAAGCCATGGAGCTGCTGGCCCTGGAAGGCAAGATAAAGGAGAAAATATATGGCAAGCAAAAGATTTATTTTGCTGACCAG GCTCAGTTCAAAGATGTGAACGATGCAGACCTGAAGGCAATAGACCATCAGACCTCAGAGCTCAGTGAAGAGGTGCAATCCCTTACCCAGAGCTGCAGGCAGCTGGATGCAG AACTGAAGGAGCTAAACAGCTCCCTTACAACAGAGGAAATGGTGTCAGAGATCCAGGAGCTAAAAGCAGAGTGTTCTGGGTACAGAGCCCGACTGGAGAAGATAAAGTCGGCCTCAAATCACATCACGCCAGAGGAGAAGGACAAG GTTTATAAAGAACGAGATCTCTACGTTAAAGAGtggaaaaagaggaagagacTG GCTTCAGACATGACAAATGCAATCCTCGAGGGTTATCCAAAGAGCAAAAAGGAGTTCCTG GAAGAAGTTGGAGTGGAGACTGATGAGGACTGTAAAGTAGTTCCTCCAAATACTTGA
- the mlx gene encoding max-like protein X — protein sequence MGWRFQEQLQFTTMVHRRRNSSHSKMTDSTTSPEDQWKTSDGAFSDGGFDNSYISEAIRKGTVVSRANSIGSTSASSVPNTDDEDSDYRHETYKDSYKDRRRQAHTQAEQKRRDAIKKGYDDLQSIVPTCQQQSEFAVGAQKISKATILQKTIDYIHFLHKEKKKQEEEVSVLRKEVMALKIMKTNYEHIVKAHQNNPQQGEDQVSDQVKFNIFQSIMDSLFQSFSNSVSVSSFQELSACVFSWIEEHCKPQTLREFVVGVLRQLNGQLY from the exons ATGGGGTGGCGTTTTCAAGAACAGTTACAATTCACTACCATGGTGCACAGAAGAAGAAATTCGTCGCATTCCAAAATGACGGACTCGACAACATCTCCAGAGGACCAGTGGAAA ACATCCGATGGTGCTTTCAGCGATGGTGGCTTTGACAACA GTTATATCTCTGAAGCAATCAGAAAGGGTACTGTAGTGTCCCGGGCCAACAGTATCGGCTCAACAAGTGCCTCTTCAGTGCCAAATACAG ATGATGAAGACAGCGACTACAGGCATGAAACATATAAGGACTCGTATAAAGATCGTCGgagacaagcacacacacaagctgagCAGAAGCGTAGAGATGCTATTAAA AAAGGATATGATGACCTCCAGTCAATCGTTCCAACCTGCCAGCAGCAGTCTGAATTTGCGGTGGGAGCACAGAAGATCAGCAAGGCTACTATTCTGCAAAAAA caaTTGACTACATCCATttccttcacaaagaaaagaagaagcaagAGGAGGAAGTTTCTGTCCTAAGAAAAGAAGTGATGGCGCTTAAGATTATGAAAAC gAACTATGAGCACATAGTGAAGGCTCACCAGAACAACCCACAGCAGGGAGAGGATCAGGTGTCGGACCAGGTCAAGTTCAACATCTTTCAGAGCATCATGGACTCCCTGTTTCAATCTTTCAGCAACTCTGTTTCAGTGAGCAGCTTCCAAGAACTTTCGGCCTGTGTTTTCAGTTGGATTGAGGAACACTGCAAGCCACAG ACACTGCGGGAGTTTGTTGTTGGAGTGCTGCGGCAGCTCAACGGTCAGCTTTACTGA